In Candidatus Abyssobacteria bacterium SURF_5, the genomic stretch ACGGAAATGCAACTCCTGTTTCCATCGATCTCAACAAGGTTGGAATACCCCTCGGCAAGCCATGCGGCATTCATAGTCAGAACGTAGTTGACCTGCGCCTGTTCGTTTTCAGTAGTGACGACTTGATTCAATAAAGCAGTGACAGGAATGCCCAAGCGCAGGCGCAGCCGGTTAAGTTGATCGGCCGAGCCCCAGACCTCTTTGACTATTCGAGCGTTTTTTGGAAGCGCATTCTCGTGGAGTTTCACTTTGGAAATCGACTCGACATCTTGCTGTCCGAGCGCACGGCGGACGGGCAAAACCATTAAGAACAACAGAGCGATCAGAAGAATCTTCTTATTCAATTGAAACCTTCCTTGCCGGCTTTTTTTGCGTGGAGGGCGGTGCGATCACGTGCCACGGGCACATAGCGTCCTCCGGTTGTGCGCCTGCGAACTCCTCAATTATCTTACCATAATCTCGTGACAGTTGGGCGACTGAGCGATCGCCGGCTGCAGACTCTATGAGAGCGCCAACCCTTCTGTCGCCTCGTGCGAAAGCGCACTGCAGCCTTGCTGTTCGAGGACTTTCGACCAGCAGAGAAGTATTACCGAGCCGGCCAATACCGATTCGGAGCAAGCGGATGCGACGCATGAGCGGCGCCTCATTAAGGAAGGGCTCGGCTTCCATCGGCGTGAAAGGTTTAGGGATGAAAGGATTAATGCTGATGGTCAGTTTACCGATCTTATGCGTCTCCTTCGCCGACTCCTGCATGGCTTTGAGAACTCGTGACGCCAGTTCGATGATGGCGTGGATATCGTCCTCATCCTCTTCGGGGAATCCGATCATAAAATACAGTTTAAAGCTCAATATTCCCTGTTGCAGGGCCCGCTGGACGGCCCCAAGCAAAACATCAGAAGAGATTCTTTTACCGGTGATTGACATCAGCTTTTCAGAGGCGACTTCAGGCGCGACCGTCAGAGTTCTCTGTCGACTCCTTCTCATGCCCGCCAAAATATCCTCGGTGATCGCATCCGCCCGTATAGATGAGACGGAAAACGCCAACTGTTTCTTCATGAGATAGTGGAGCAGCCTTTCCCTGTGCGGGTAATCGGAGAGATCGGATGTCACCAGTCCCACCCGATCAGTCAGCGTTTGTGCTTCCTCGATCTGCTGAA encodes the following:
- a CDS encoding radical SAM protein, translating into MRRSFRQLEKYRNAKLSAEKARVRPADARLKVCLVFPNSYHVGMSNLAVHCLYAVINSRKDACCERSFFEEPLTGYSLETASSLADFDVLAFSVSFELDYPKILKILNAARIPLRSNQRSADHPLIIAGGPCVFSNPEPIADFFDLLAVGEGEEMIGDILDLYSRTGRRSRSRDELLRQLSEVPGIYVPSFYQPVYDAGGFLKKMNRNEGPALPVSARVVEDLDRHPCASVILTPNTEFANMFLIELGRGCRRGCKFCSACYTYFRRNRSADSIIQQIEEAQTLTDRVGLVTSDLSDYPHRERLLHYLMKKQLAFSVSSIRADAITEDILAGMRRSRQRTLTVAPEVASEKLMSITGKRISSDVLLGAVQRALQQGILSFKLYFMIGFPEEDEDDIHAIIELASRVLKAMQESAKETHKIGKLTISINPFIPKPFTPMEAEPFLNEAPLMRRIRLLRIGIGRLGNTSLLVESPRTARLQCAFARGDRRVGALIESAAGDRSVAQLSRDYGKIIEEFAGAQPEDAMCPWHVIAPPSTQKKPARKVSIE